A window of Raineyella sp. W15-4 contains these coding sequences:
- a CDS encoding MFS transporter: MTDAPDATASSVPTVPPATRYLVAAILFLTYLLFAVGWRAGDHYVASHGFNASQTALLTNAITIAQVVGSLVAADVLLRLGPRNALTFGSALIIFGGLISLTSAYPLVFFIRFVLGLGGALTVVFMSAIVAKIFTGRELQVVNGVNSVAFNTGLAVALTFAVRMDANPTGAVITAAALSAAILALWLLVSRGLPKERASEVAVDASYTLRDGFREWFNWVFALAYTGLLSYYIVAFTFMDADTVRWVVYAGVIGALSGTAIAAKVPNVLKPRVVVVSAAVQLLSAAAVLALTEHRFATLVGVILGLAIFFPMPFFVQLAFIRPGATPRQISVTFSIFWAVSYAGSVVFIQIFAWIADATGGLGPGNVPVSLAPLVFIVIVEATFLIGAILLARHLARTRSEEPRSEVAA, from the coding sequence ATGACCGACGCGCCGGACGCCACGGCGTCCTCCGTCCCGACCGTCCCCCCGGCCACCAGATACCTGGTGGCCGCGATCCTGTTCCTCACCTACCTGCTGTTCGCCGTCGGCTGGCGGGCCGGCGACCACTACGTGGCCAGCCACGGCTTCAACGCCTCGCAGACGGCCCTGCTCACCAATGCCATCACCATCGCCCAGGTGGTCGGCAGTCTTGTCGCGGCCGACGTGCTGCTGCGGCTCGGCCCCCGCAACGCGCTGACGTTCGGGTCGGCGCTGATCATCTTCGGTGGCCTGATCTCGCTGACCTCGGCCTATCCGCTGGTGTTCTTCATCCGGTTCGTGCTCGGCCTGGGGGGCGCCCTGACCGTCGTGTTCATGTCCGCGATCGTGGCGAAGATCTTCACCGGGCGCGAGCTGCAGGTAGTCAACGGTGTCAACTCGGTCGCGTTCAACACCGGCCTGGCGGTGGCGCTGACCTTCGCCGTACGGATGGACGCGAACCCGACCGGCGCGGTGATCACCGCCGCCGCGCTGTCGGCCGCCATCCTCGCGTTGTGGCTGCTCGTCTCCCGCGGCCTGCCCAAGGAGCGGGCGAGCGAGGTCGCGGTGGACGCCTCGTACACCCTGCGCGACGGCTTCCGGGAGTGGTTCAACTGGGTCTTCGCACTCGCCTACACCGGTCTGCTGTCCTACTACATCGTTGCCTTCACCTTCATGGACGCCGACACTGTCCGGTGGGTCGTCTATGCCGGTGTCATCGGCGCCCTCAGCGGCACCGCCATCGCGGCCAAGGTGCCGAACGTCCTCAAGCCGCGGGTGGTGGTGGTCAGCGCGGCCGTGCAGTTGCTCAGCGCCGCCGCGGTGCTCGCCCTCACCGAGCACCGGTTCGCGACCCTGGTCGGGGTCATCCTCGGTCTGGCGATCTTCTTCCCGATGCCGTTCTTCGTACAGTTGGCCTTCATCCGGCCGGGGGCGACCCCGCGCCAGATCTCGGTGACCTTCTCGATCTTCTGGGCGGTGAGCTACGCGGGGTCGGTCGTCTTCATCCAGATCTTCGCCTGGATCGCCGACGCCACCGGAGGCCTCGGCCCGGGCAACGTACCGGTCTCGCTGGCCCCGCTGGTCTTCATCGTGATCGTCGAGGCGACCTTCCTCATCGGCGCGATACTGCTGGCGCGGCACCTGGCCCGCACCCGCAGCGAGGAGCCGCGGAGCGAGGTGGCCGCATGA